The genomic segment GTCAGAATAACCAAGTACCGAAACAATATTTGCACCTGCTTTAGCTGCAATTTCCACCTCAGCCCTGCCGACATCGGCTGTTTTCATATCAGCAACCAATTTCATGTTTGGAAATTTTTTTCTCAGTTCACGAATACAACTGAGACCTTCACTCTTAATAAGCGGAGTCCCTGCTTCAAGCCAATCGCAACCGCCGGCAACCGCTTCATCGGCAAGTTTTAACGCCCTTTTTAAATCCACAAAATCCAGTGCCACTTGTAAAATCGCTTTCATATATATTTTACCTCTCTAATCGCAAAGTGAAGGAGAAATTTCTGAAGAGCCTAAATTTGCGACTTATTTGTTCCAGGAGCAAATGATAGAGCGAGTTCTAACGAGCGTCTCGAAGAAATTTACTTCTGAACATTATCTACTTTAGAATTTCCCCTGTTTCATACGACCACATTGCAAGGTCTAATTCATCAATGTTTATCCTTATTTTTTTTGAATAATTTTTTAATTTCTTTTCTATTTCAACATAATCCCTATCTTTATTATTTATGACTTTCAAATCTCTCAGGCAATTCAAAATATGTTTATCTAAAATTGCATAACCGGAATAACCGATATTTCTTAAAAAATGACTTGCTTCTTTGTAGCCGATTCCTTTTATGTCTTTAGTTTCCGCAAAGAATTGCCTGCGATCATATGAAGTATTAAATGAATCTAATAATTTTCTCATATTCAGATTGTAATTTCTTTTCAAATACTCCCTAGTATGAATAATATAACTGGCACGTGTATTATAAAACCTGTGATTTTTATGTAAAAGTTTCTGTATTTCCTTTTCGTTACCTGTTAATATTTTACTTTTGATTGCAGCAATAGACCTAAGTCCCATTTTTGCCGATGCGTTAGCTGTTAAAATACAAAAACAAAGTTCTTCAAAAATCTCTTTGTTAGATTTAGGACTTTTGAACTCAGACAATCGTTTTTTGATTTCCTGTTTCTTAAAGACATGCCAATATTTTAGTTGTTTTACGTTCATTTTTTAAAATTGCCTAATATCAAAATTAGTATAATTTTGATATTATACTAAAAAATATTTAATGTAGCAATTTATTTTTATTGACAAACAATTAATAAATCGTATAATGCTTGGAAAAATTAAGGAGATATCATGGGCACTCCATTAGAAAAATGGGTTGAAAAACAAGCAGAATTAACTAAGCCAAAAAATATTTACTGGTGTAATGGAAGCGATGAAGAAGCAAAAAAGCTTATTAAGATAGGTCTCTCGGAAGAGCGGATTGGCGACAGCTACGTATTCCGGGAATTAAACCAAAAAACCTACAAAAACTGTTTTTACCACAAGAGCCATCCGACAGATGTTGCAAGAACTGAACATCTGACATATGTCTGCCATCCTGATAAAAACTTAATTGGACCAAATAATAACTGGATGGAACCGGCCGAGGCAAAGAAAAAACTCACGGCGATTTCAGACGGGTGCATGCGCGGCAGAACTATGTATGTCCTTCCGTATATGATGGGAAACCCGGATTCCCCATACTCAAAAGCATGTGTCCAACTTACAGATACCGCATATGTTGCAGTAAGCATGCGCATAATGACCCGCCTGGGAAAAAATGTAATTGAAAAAATCGGTAATTCTGAGAATTTTGTAAAAGGTCTTCATTCTATCGGTGACCTTGATCCTAATAAAAGATTTATAATGCATTTCCCGGAAGAAAACTTTGTATGGAGTATTGGTTCCGGTTATGGCGGTAACGCTCTTTTGGGAAAAAAATGCTTTTCATTAAGAATTGCATCATACCAGGGTAAAAAAGAAGGCTGGTTGGCAGAACATATGATTATCATAGGTGTTGAAGACCCGTCCGGTAAAATTACATATATTGCAGCAGCTCTGCCTTCAGCATGCGGTAAAACTAATCTAGCATTGATGAGCCCATCGCTTCCTGGATACAAAATCTGGGTTTTGGGTGACGATATAGCGTGGTTACATGTTGGTGAAGACGGCAAATTGTGGGCTATTAACCCGGAAACAGGATTTTTTGGAGTGGCTCCCGGTACTTCAATGAAGACAAATCCTAATATGTTGAAAACACTAAAAGCAGGCACTTTTTACCCGACACTTTTTACTAATACTGCACTCAATACTGATACAAATGAACCGTGGTGGGAAGGACTTGACGGTGAGACACCTAACAACTTAATTGACTGGCAAGGTAAAAAATGGGAAAAATCATCAGGAACTAAAGCAGCACACCCAAATTCAAGATTTACTGTTTCTATAACACAATCACCTACGCTCTCCAAAGAATTTAATAATCCAAAAGGAGTTCCGATTTCAGCAATAATATTCGGTGGAAAACGGTCCACTACTGTTCCGCTAATTTTTGAAAGTTTTAACTGGCAACATGGCGTTTTCGTTGGTGCCGGGATGGGGTCGGAAACCACTGCAGCAGCAAGCGGGCAAGTGGGAGTTCTAAGACGTGACCCGATGGCAATGCTTCCTTTTTGCGGTTACAATATGGCGGATTATTTTAAGCATTGGCTAAACATAGGGAAAAAGATAAAAAATTCGCCAAAAATATTTTTTATTAACTGGTTTAGAACTGATGAGAAAGGTAATTTTATGTGGCCCGGTTTCGGAGAAAATATCCGTGTTTTAAAATGGATAATTGACCGGGTAAGCAGTAAAATTTCAGCAAAAGAAACATCAATTGGATTTGTACCAAACTTGGACGACATGGAACTTGCCGGATTAAATATACCTAAAGAAAATCTGAAAAAACTTTTTGAAGTTGACCCGCAACAATGGCTGGATGAAACAGGAGATATTAAAAAATTCTTAGAACAGTTTGGCGATAGAATTCCCCGGGAAATCCTGGATGAGTTAGAACTGCTAAAAAAACGACTTAGTCCTCAAAAATAACTTTCTTAAACTTCATCGTATCTGAAAATTTTATTTTGGAAAATTTTATACCATAGTTGAAAAGGTTGTCTTTTTCATCAATCCTGACAATTTCACATAATACTTCCATTGGTACATTCAACCGCATAAAAAATGGCTTTTTTTTCTCAAGTTTTACATTTGTCTCAATCGCAATACCGGTTTTAGATAAATTAATTATACAACCTTTACCTTTTATTTCAAAACTATCGCCATCATAAATATCTGCTATTATTGTCGTAGGAAGCCGTCGATGTTTCCTTTTTTCTTTTGACATCTTGCCCTCCGTTCAAACTTAAATTTTTATTACAAAACTTCCTTTAGTTCTCGTAGGATCTTTTTTTGCTTTAGATTTTAACTCGGCTATTTTCTCATTTAACATTTCAAGTGACGGAAACGGATTTTTTTCATTAGTGAGAATGCCTATTGAAACCGACATAAGCGGAAACTTTTTTAATTTGTCTTCCCTGTCTCTCGATACAATAAAACCTCTTTTTGCGTCCTCTTCATCGTAATATTGGACAACCATCTTATCATACCTTCTTACTATATATTCACAAATAGCATCAATCTTATCAACAGTTGTCACGAATATGAAATCATCACCGCCGATATGCCCGATAAAATCATCTGTATTCCCTGCTTCACTTATTGCTTTTTTTAAAACATCTGCAGTAAATAATATTGCATCATCACCTTTCTTAAATCCGTATAAATCGTTATATGCCTTGAAATTATCAATATCTAAATAGCAGAATGCAATCAAACCTTTTTTTACAATACGGTTTTTAAATTCTTTTTCAATGAACATATTTCCGGGAAGATTTGTTAATGGATTGTATCCTATATCGTCAGCGCGCCTTTTTAAGTGACGTTCCAGTCTTGCTTTTAATTCCGGGAGATTAAAAGGTTTTTCAAGAAAATCATCTGCACCGAGTTCCAATCCCTTTGCCTTTTCATCAGGTCCCATCCTGTATCCTGTATAAATAATTATCGTAATACCTGAAATCTTCGGATTAGACCGTAAACGCCGGCATACTTCATACCCGGACATTTTCGGCATCATTAAGTCGGTAAGCACAATGTCAGGCGGTGTAGTTTCAATTTTTTTTAATGCTTCTTCACCTGATGTAGCACCATCTACTTCATAACCATATACAGTTAACGAGAATTTAAGAAAAGCAATTATCGATAAATCATCATCTATAACAAGAATCCGTTTCTTTTCCATAAAAACACTAAATAAACATTACAAAAACTCTTATATTCAACTTTATCTCACTATCCGAATTATACAAAAAAATACTGAAATTGCAACAAAAAAAACATCTTAAAATTAGAATATGCTTCTCTTTTCCCTTCACTATTCGAATCCACTAATTCACTAATCAACTAATTAACTAGCACCATAAGATGGTGCAACTACATCGGATATTTGACTTTGGACTAAGGACTACGCACTCATTTGACTAACCCTATCTTGCCGGTCTTCTTGTTACCAGCACCATCTTCTATCTTGTAAATATATACTCCTCTGCCTACTTTGTCACCATCGTCATTCTTACCATTCCACTCTATCCAACCAAAATTACCATAATCCATCTCTTTCAATTCTCGTACCAATTCTCCAGCTACACTATACAACTTCATTATGCTGTTTACTGGTATGTTTATTACTTTTAACTTACCCTGTACCGCTGTATTTGGATTATACGGGTTAGGATAAACTTTTATATTACTCATATCTGCAAATACATAACTACCCAATATTCGGTATGTTGAGAAGTGTTTAACTGTTGCCGTTACTGTATTGTTTGCTTTATCTACTATCTGTCCACCTGCAACCAAATCCCAATCTGTCCCGGTCCAGTAATATATCCTAAGTCCATCCTCGTTTAATGTTCCTATATCCGCTGCTGTGTATGGTATCGTTATGTTCACTGCCCTTGTGAACGTCTGGTTTTGCAGTGTTGGAGCACTTTCACCAAATGTTAACTCGCCAAAATCATAACATATTGGATTAACTGTATTTACATATCTCATTGTGTTTCCTACTGCCGAAGGTACACTTGTTGGTATTGCTGCAAGATACTTGTTCGCAGACAGGACTCCTGCCGGTATCAATATCTTTAGCCCGTTGGCACCCCGTATTGTTCCACCTTGATAACCAACTAACTTTGAAATATACATATCACTAAACCTTATCACTACCGGCGCTGTCGTATCACCACTTAACTCTACCGTATCTAGATCACTACGGAATGGAATTGAAACATCCTTCTCACCTGCATCTGCCTCAATTAACGTTTCATCAACAGTATTCAATTCAATACCCTTGCTGTTCTTTGTTTTAAGAGTTAGGGTTCCTGTGTAATCCTTTGCTATGATATTATCACCTTCATCCAAATTATATACCTGCAACCAGAACTTCAAACTTGCAGGTGTTGTTAAATCATCGTAGTAATATTTATATATTCTGTGTTTTATGTTGTTGTTATATGTCTTAAAACTGTATTGTGCTGAGGTTGCAAGGTTACCGAATGAATCACGGCTATAAACCCTGTAATAATAGGTCGTTCCTTTCTTTAACTCACTAAGGCTTACATTGTGGATATTTACAAGTATTGTATTCAATGTAGTTGTGCTATCCATTGTCGTTGTAAGTCCATATTCTACCTGCGAATCTGAGTTCTCATCAGTATTCCAGGTTATTACAGCAGTATTTGTTGATACCCCAGCTGTTATATTGCTAATTATCGGCGGATTAGAGTCATTTGCAATCGTCGTAAAAGTATAATCATCAGTCGTTGTTGGGTTATCACTTATATCCGCTGTTACAATCCTGTAATGATAGACTGTCTTTTCAGTAAGGCTACTTAGTATAACACTGTGGTTGGTTACACCACCCGTATCTGCTAATGTCGTAGTACTACCATATGGTAGGATTGTTCCGTAATGCACCTTACTGTTGGCTAACTCATTAGTTGTCCATGTTATTACTGCTCCACTGCCGGTTATGTTGGTTGGTGTTACTCCACTTACTATTGGTGGTGTTGTATCGGTAGCGCTGGTCTTTATTATATTTATATAGTTGAAATTACCACAGGAATCTGCTGTTCCACTTTCCATCACCAATTTCATAACCTGTGTGCCGCTGGTAAGCATTACTCCGGTGGATGTGAACGTTGTCCATGTTTGCCATCCGCCTGTATTATATACGGTGGTTGACTTTGTGACATAGGTTGGTGTGCCATTATGTGAGCCAAATTCAAGATGAACAGGTCCATAGACAGCTGAGCCACCTGCTACTCTTAATACTACTTTATATTCTCCGCCTTGCTGGACGTTTATGCTGTATTCAAGCCACTCGCCAGGGTATGTCCATCCTATATCGTATCCTCCTCCAATGTCTGTTGTCGCTTCTACATCTACTCCTTCCGTTGTCCTGTATACCCCGCCTCCTTGATTAGCGGATTCCGTATCATAGTATGCTTCGCCTTGACCTAATACTCCATCAGTCATCATGTCAAAATTCTCTAGTTGTATTGTTGTTGTTCCTGAACTTATATTCCACGCTACCCCAGCAGGATATGCCTGCTGAGTATGTGTATGAGCGATTGGACTATTGGACACTAATGACCAGTTATTTTTTTCATCTGCCGCTTTTATAGCAAAATAATAAGTTGTGTTGGAACTTAAGCCTGTTATGGTATAGGTCTGGTTTGTATTATATATTTGCGGTATAGGTTCACCTGTCACCAATGTTGCTGTATTCCAACTGCTTTCCGTGATTGCTAAATTCGTATACCTTATATCATATGTTGTTGCTGTGCCTACTGTTCCATTATCACCAGGCGCGCACCAATTTAATATTACACTGTTACTGCCTATACTGCTTACTGCTAAAGTGGTTATTACTGAAGGTGATATTGTGTCTTGTAAATAAGTTACATCGGGTGCATCTATCGGTGTTGTAGGACCTCCGATAGCTGATGCATTATAAATATCCTTAGCCTCAAAATAATATGTATAATCTGTTCCGGCCGAAAGCATTGTTGAAAAACTGTATATTGCTCCTGAAATACAGGTGCCTGTTTCATAAGTCATTGTAAACGGAGAATCTGAAATTTCTTCTCCGTCTTTCTTGATGTGTAATTTTGGAGTTCCTTGTTTTGGAATGTCCCAATCTGCATCTGTATACTTTACTCTAAAAGTGAAAATTGTCTCTGTTGTACCTGTTTCTTGACTTAATCCATCAGAAATATAATTAGAAGTCTCTCCTGTCCAGGAAAGAGTAGGGACAGTATTACTAGTTGGCTTGTAATAAGGCGCACATAAAGGATCTCCTATTATTACTGCTTTCCAATTGACATATGGACATGCCATATAAAAACTTTCCGCTAAATTGTATCCGGAAGTATATCTACCAAGTAATACCTCGGATTCAGTTACAGCATCAGCATACGGCTCACTTACAAATCCACAAACCCCTGTAATCCCTTTAATTATCAAATCTGCTATTAAAGATTGGCCCGTATAATTAGGCCAACCAGCCGGTAAATTAAAAGTTCTGCCGCTTGATGAAACAAAACTGTCCCCTAAAGAACCCGGACGGAATGAATTATTCTGATATTTTGATAATGAAAAATCCGCCCCTTCATTGCTACCCCAACTATAATATCCCATTAAATTAGAATATCCTGTTAAAAAAGTACTGGTATTATCATAAACTGTCTGATATCCATTGGCTACTAAATAATTTGACCCTGCTTCCATCATATTCACTGCTGATGGATAATTGGGATTTCCATCAAAAAGAAACGTACCTGTAGAACTACTGGCATTAACT from the Elusimicrobiota bacterium genome contains:
- a CDS encoding N-glycosylase/DNA lyase; amino-acid sequence: MNVKQLKYWHVFKKQEIKKRLSEFKSPKSNKEIFEELCFCILTANASAKMGLRSIAAIKSKILTGNEKEIQKLLHKNHRFYNTRASYIIHTREYLKRNYNLNMRKLLDSFNTSYDRRQFFAETKDIKGIGYKEASHFLRNIGYSGYAILDKHILNCLRDLKVINNKDRDYVEIEKKLKNYSKKIRINIDELDLAMWSYETGEILK
- a CDS encoding phosphoenolpyruvate carboxykinase (GTP); the protein is MGTPLEKWVEKQAELTKPKNIYWCNGSDEEAKKLIKIGLSEERIGDSYVFRELNQKTYKNCFYHKSHPTDVARTEHLTYVCHPDKNLIGPNNNWMEPAEAKKKLTAISDGCMRGRTMYVLPYMMGNPDSPYSKACVQLTDTAYVAVSMRIMTRLGKNVIEKIGNSENFVKGLHSIGDLDPNKRFIMHFPEENFVWSIGSGYGGNALLGKKCFSLRIASYQGKKEGWLAEHMIIIGVEDPSGKITYIAAALPSACGKTNLALMSPSLPGYKIWVLGDDIAWLHVGEDGKLWAINPETGFFGVAPGTSMKTNPNMLKTLKAGTFYPTLFTNTALNTDTNEPWWEGLDGETPNNLIDWQGKKWEKSSGTKAAHPNSRFTVSITQSPTLSKEFNNPKGVPISAIIFGGKRSTTVPLIFESFNWQHGVFVGAGMGSETTAAASGQVGVLRRDPMAMLPFCGYNMADYFKHWLNIGKKIKNSPKIFFINWFRTDEKGNFMWPGFGENIRVLKWIIDRVSSKISAKETSIGFVPNLDDMELAGLNIPKENLKKLFEVDPQQWLDETGDIKKFLEQFGDRIPREILDELELLKKRLSPQK
- a CDS encoding PilZ domain-containing protein produces the protein MSKEKRKHRRLPTTIIADIYDGDSFEIKGKGCIINLSKTGIAIETNVKLEKKKPFFMRLNVPMEVLCEIVRIDEKDNLFNYGIKFSKIKFSDTMKFKKVIFED
- a CDS encoding response regulator, whose product is MEKKRILVIDDDLSIIAFLKFSLTVYGYEVDGATSGEEALKKIETTPPDIVLTDLMMPKMSGYEVCRRLRSNPKISGITIIIYTGYRMGPDEKAKGLELGADDFLEKPFNLPELKARLERHLKRRADDIGYNPLTNLPGNMFIEKEFKNRIVKKGLIAFCYLDIDNFKAYNDLYGFKKGDDAILFTADVLKKAISEAGNTDDFIGHIGGDDFIFVTTVDKIDAICEYIVRRYDKMVVQYYDEEDAKRGFIVSRDREDKLKKFPLMSVSIGILTNEKNPFPSLEMLNEKIAELKSKAKKDPTRTKGSFVIKI
- a CDS encoding TIGR03790 family protein; its protein translation is MSVVNFKIKLDKIFLLFIFITYSNFLYGWTTILPTRPSPDRVLVVVNDNSQYSKDIAAYYKIKRNIPDINIMHYTGSTNEAVDETEYTNLATAIKNWITNNNLHSKIDFIVLTKGTPLTCSNFSVCNELVCIDNSVNLTTTTVADRQTNPYDTRNWWYNTGTAREESFSHQTAYNGYNLYLVTRLDGYTVEQVKTLIDNSVNASSSTGTFLFDGNPNYPSAVNMMEAGSNYLVANGYQTVYDNTSTFLTGYSNLMGYYSWGSNEGADFSLSKYQNNSFRPGSLGDSFVSSSGRTFNLPAGWPNYTGQSLIADLIIKGITGVCGFVSEPYADAVTESEVLLGRYTSGYNLAESFYMACPYVNWKAVIIGDPLCAPYYKPTSNTVPTLSWTGETSNYISDGLSQETGTTETIFTFRVKYTDADWDIPKQGTPKLHIKKDGEEISDSPFTMTYETGTCISGAIYSFSTMLSAGTDYTYYFEAKDIYNASAIGGPTTPIDAPDVTYLQDTISPSVITTLAVSSIGSNSVILNWCAPGDNGTVGTATTYDIRYTNLAITESSWNTATLVTGEPIPQIYNTNQTYTITGLSSNTTYYFAIKAADEKNNWSLVSNSPIAHTHTQQAYPAGVAWNISSGTTTIQLENFDMMTDGVLGQGEAYYDTESANQGGGVYRTTEGVDVEATTDIGGGYDIGWTYPGEWLEYSINVQQGGEYKVVLRVAGGSAVYGPVHLEFGSHNGTPTYVTKSTTVYNTGGWQTWTTFTSTGVMLTSGTQVMKLVMESGTADSCGNFNYINIIKTSATDTTPPIVSGVTPTNITGSGAVITWTTNELANSKVHYGTILPYGSTTTLADTGGVTNHSVILSSLTEKTVYHYRIVTADISDNPTTTDDYTFTTIANDSNPPIISNITAGVSTNTAVITWNTDENSDSQVEYGLTTTMDSTTTLNTILVNIHNVSLSELKKGTTYYYRVYSRDSFGNLATSAQYSFKTYNNNIKHRIYKYYYDDLTTPASLKFWLQVYNLDEGDNIIAKDYTGTLTLKTKNSKGIELNTVDETLIEADAGEKDVSIPFRSDLDTVELSGDTTAPVVIRFSDMYISKLVGYQGGTIRGANGLKILIPAGVLSANKYLAAIPTSVPSAVGNTMRYVNTVNPICYDFGELTFGESAPTLQNQTFTRAVNITIPYTAADIGTLNEDGLRIYYWTGTDWDLVAGGQIVDKANNTVTATVKHFSTYRILGSYVFADMSNIKVYPNPYNPNTAVQGKLKVINIPVNSIMKLYSVAGELVRELKEMDYGNFGWIEWNGKNDDGDKVGRGVYIYKIEDGAGNKKTGKIGLVK